Proteins co-encoded in one Pogona vitticeps strain Pit_001003342236 chromosome 9, PviZW2.1, whole genome shotgun sequence genomic window:
- the TAF12 gene encoding transcription initiation factor TFIID subunit 12 isoform X2 encodes MSQFGPSTLINLSNFSSVKPEPASTPPHSSMANNTTVAKMPGTPSSGGRLSPESNQILTKKKLQELVREVDPNEQLDEDVEEMLLQIADDFIESVVTAACQLARHRKANTLEVKDVQLHLERQWNMWIPGFGSEEIRPYKKACTTEAHKQRMALIRKTTKK; translated from the exons ATGAGCCAGTTTGGGCCCTCTACCTTGATTAATTTATCCAACTTCTCCTCGGTCAAACCAGAACCAGCCAGTACTCCTCCACATAGTTCTATGGCTAACAATACCACTGTGGCTAAGATGCCAGGGACCCCTAGCAGTGGGGGGCGCCTCAGTCCGGAAAGCAACCAG ATCTTAACCAAGAAGAAACTGCAGGAACTTGTCAGAGAGGTGGATCCAAATGAGCAGTTGGATGAAGATGTGGAGGAG ATGTTGCTGCAGATTGCAGATGATTTCATTGAAAGCGTGGTCACAGCTGCCTGCCAGCTTGCACGGCATCGCAAAGCCAATACTTTGGAAGTGAAAGACGTCCAGCTACATCTTG AGCGTCAATGGAATATGTGGATCCCAGGTTTTGGTTCTGAAGAAATCAGGCCATATAAAAAAGCCTGCACTACAGAAGCTCACAAACAG AGGATGGCACTGATCCGCAAAACAACCAAGAAGTAA
- the TAF12 gene encoding transcription initiation factor TFIID subunit 12 isoform X1, with amino-acid sequence MASPFNGPTAVSDVIKDLNTQIALIGLGPHNPKKKQDLDKLYDLKAKAEQIMSQFGPSTLINLSNFSSVKPEPASTPPHSSMANNTTVAKMPGTPSSGGRLSPESNQILTKKKLQELVREVDPNEQLDEDVEEMLLQIADDFIESVVTAACQLARHRKANTLEVKDVQLHLERQWNMWIPGFGSEEIRPYKKACTTEAHKQRMALIRKTTKK; translated from the exons atggcTTCTCCATTCAATGGTCCTACAGCAGTCTCTGATGTAATTAAAGATCTAAACACTCAGATAGCT CTGATTGGTTTGGGCCCCCATAATCCCAAAAAGAAGCAAGATCTTGACAAGCTCTATGACCTGAAGGCCAAAGCTGAGCAGATTATGAGCCAGTTTGGGCCCTCTACCTTGATTAATTTATCCAACTTCTCCTCGGTCAAACCAGAACCAGCCAGTACTCCTCCACATAGTTCTATGGCTAACAATACCACTGTGGCTAAGATGCCAGGGACCCCTAGCAGTGGGGGGCGCCTCAGTCCGGAAAGCAACCAG ATCTTAACCAAGAAGAAACTGCAGGAACTTGTCAGAGAGGTGGATCCAAATGAGCAGTTGGATGAAGATGTGGAGGAG ATGTTGCTGCAGATTGCAGATGATTTCATTGAAAGCGTGGTCACAGCTGCCTGCCAGCTTGCACGGCATCGCAAAGCCAATACTTTGGAAGTGAAAGACGTCCAGCTACATCTTG AGCGTCAATGGAATATGTGGATCCCAGGTTTTGGTTCTGAAGAAATCAGGCCATATAAAAAAGCCTGCACTACAGAAGCTCACAAACAG AGGATGGCACTGATCCGCAAAACAACCAAGAAGTAA